From Xanthomonas sp. 10-10:
CCGTCGGCACCGGTGGCGACTCGCACACCCGTTTCCCGATCGGCATCTCGTTCCCGGCCGGCTCCGGCCTGGTGGCCTTCGCCGCCGCCACCGGCGTGATGCCGCTGGACATGCCCGAGAGCGTGCTGGTGCGCTTCAAGGGTGAGATGCAGCCCGGCGTGACCCTGCGCGACCTGGTCAATGCGATCCCGCTGTACGCAATCAAGGACGGTCTGCTGACCGTGGCCAAGCAGGGCAAGAAGAACATCTTCTCCGGCCGCATCCTGGAAATCGAAGGCCTGCCGAACCTGAAGGTGGAACAGGCGTTCGAGCTGTCCGACGCCTCGGCCGAGCGTTCGGCGGCCGGCTGCACCGTGCACCTGGACAAGGCGCCGATCATCGAATACCTGACCAGCAACATCACCCTGCTGCGCTGGATGATTGCCGAAGGCTATGCCGATGCGCGCACGCTGGGCCGCCGCATCAAGAAGATGGAAGAGTGGCTGGCCGATCCGCAGCTGCTGCAACCCGATGCCGACGCCGAGTACGCGGCGGTCATCGAGATCGACCTGGCCGACATCCATGAGCCGATCGTGGCATGCCCGAACGACCCGGACGACGTCAAGACGCTGTCCGAGGTTGCCGGTGCGGCGATCGACGAAGTGTTCATCGGTTCGTGCATGACCAACATCGGCCACTTCCGTGCTGCCGCCAAGCTGCTGGAAGGCAAGCGCGACATCCCGACCCGCCTGTGGGTCGCGCCGCCGACCAAGATGGACGCCTCCGAGCTGACCAAGGAAGGCCATTACGGCACCTTCGGCGCGGCCGGTGCGCGCATGGAAATGCCCGGCTGCTCGCTGTGCATGGGCAACCAGGCGCAGGCACGCGAGGGCGCCACGGTGTTCTCCACCTCCACGCGTAACTTCCCCAACCGTCTGGGCCGCAACACCAACGTGTATTTGGGTTCGGCGGAACTGGCGGCGATCTGCTCGCGTCTGGGTCGCATCCCGACCAAGGACGAGTACATGGCCGATGTGGGCGTGATCAAGACCAGTGGCGACCAGATCTACCGCTACATGAACTTCGATCAGATCCAGGAATATCAGGACGTGGCGGATACCGTCGCGGCCTGATCCGGCAGGCAACTGACTGGTAGGAAGAAATGCCCGGCACTGCCGGGCATTTCGCTTTTCGAGCGATGACTTCGAGTTGTCGTCACGATGGCGGGCGTTAAAGCAAATACCAGCTGACTGGCATGGCGCATTGCAACAAAAATCTGAAGTGGAGGGGTCTAGAGTCCGCCGCTTCCCACTCACGTTCGATGCCGATGCCCTCTTGCACGATCGCAGGTCACACACTCCACTACACGCAGCACGGTCAAGGGTTTCCGATTCTGCTCGGCCACAGCTACCTGTGGGACGCAGCGATGTGGGAGCCGCAGATCCAGGCGCTTTCGCAGCACTACCAGGTGATCGTCCCGGAACTGTGGGGGCACGGGCAATCGGGCGCATTGCCGCAAGGCACCCAGGCAATCGATGATCTTGCCCGGCAGATGCTTGGCCTGCTGGACGCACTGGAGCTGCCGCAGTGTGCGGTGGTGGGCCTGTCGGTGGGTGGCATGTGGGGCGCCGAGCTCGCCCTGATGGCGCCGAAGCGCGTGCGTAGCCTGGTGTTGATGGACACCTTCCTGGGCGCGGAGCCGCAGGCCACGCGTACGCGCTACTTTGGAATGCTGGATGCGATCGAGGTGGCGGGGCAGGTAACGCCTGCGCTGATCGACGCGATCGTGCCGATCTTCTTCCGTCCCGGCATCGATCTGACCTCGGCGTTGCCGGCTGCGTTTGCGCAGCGCCTGGCGGCGATGACGGCCGAGCAGCTGCGCACCTCCATGGTGCCGTTGGGGCGGCTGATCTTCGGGCGTGCGGATCGCCTGGAGGCGATGTCCGCGCTGGATCCGGCCAATACCTTCCTGCTCGGTGGCGACGCAGATGTTGCGCGGCCGCCGGAAGAGTTGTGGATGATGGCCGAGGCGATCTGCTGCGATTACGAGCTGGTGCCCGATGCCGGGCATATCGCATCGCTGGAGAATCCGGCCTTCGTCAACGCGCAGTTGCTGGGTTGGTTGAAGCGGACGGTGGGTGAGACCGAGGTGGAGCTGAGGCGTGCGGGATGAGGGCAATGGCCTCGGCTGACGTGGAATGAGGTACGTGGTTTCGTCTCAACTCCTGCCTTCTTTACTGACAGGAGAGGGGCTTGAAGCGCAGCAGTTGCCGCGACGATATTTCCTTCTCCCATCGGGAGGAGGTGCCCGAAGGGCGGATGAGGGGACGTGCGCTGCAGGATGTGTGGGTGGCCATACCCTCACCTCAACCCCTCTCCCGCAGTAGAGGGCTCGAAGCGCTCCCCGCAGGGGGAGGGCGCATTATTTGCCACGCGATGGACTTTCCTTCCTGGCTGGAAGGGAGCTCCCAGCTGTGGTCGTTCGGCAGTTGCGTTGTCAGGGTTGCGCGCCCAGCCAGGCTTCCAGTGCCGGGGCCGGGAGGGGCCGCGAGAACAGGTAGCCCTGCAGGACTTCGCAGCCCAGGTCGGCCAGGAACAGACGCTGGGCTTCGTTTTCGACGCCCTCGGCGACGACGTGCTTGCGCAGGTGCTCGCCGATGCGCAGCACCGAGGTGGTGAGCGCGCGCGCGTCTTCGCTGTGTTCGATATCGCGGACGAAGCTCATGTCCAGTTTGAGCTCGTCGATCGGCAGGCGATGCAGATGGCTCAGGCTGGAATAGCCGGTGCCGAAGTCGTCCAGCGATAACGAGATGCCGGCTTCGCGGATGGCGTGCAGGTTTTCCAGCACGCCCGGCTGGCCGGACAGCATTACGCTTTCGGTCAGTTCCAGGGTCAGGTCGGAGGCTTGCACGCCGGTGTCGGCGATCAACTGAAGCAGGTCGGGAAGCATGCGCGGGCTTTCGAAGCCGCTGGCCGACAGATTGACCGATACGCGCGTGACCGGCACGCCGCGCAGACGCCAGTCGGCCACCTGCTCGCAGGCCCGTCGCAGCACCCAGGCGTTGAGCTGCGGCATCATGCCTTGCTCTTCGGCGACAGGCAGAAACCGTGCCGGCGAAATCGCGCCCAGTTGCGGATGATTCCAGCGCAGCAACGCTTCCACGCCGTACAGCGCGTGCGGTGCTGCGCTATGCATTTGCGGCTGGTAGTGCAGCTGCAGTTGGTCGCGGCCGATGGCCTGACGCAGCTCCGCTTCCAGCGCCACGCGCTCCTGCGCCATGCGATTCATGTCGGAGCTGAAGAAACGGAAGCGTCCGCCGCCTTCCTTCTTGGCGCGATTCATCGCCAGATCGGCGTGCCGCAGCAGGATGTTGATGTCGCGTCCGTCTTCGGGAAACATCGCCACGCCGATACTGGCCGACGGATGCACGGTCATGTGGCCCACCGACAGCGGGCCGGCGATGCTGCCCAACAGGCGCTCGGCCGCGGCGCTGGCCTGTTCGGCGCTGCATTGCGGCAGG
This genomic window contains:
- a CDS encoding alpha/beta fold hydrolase → MPSCTIAGHTLHYTQHGQGFPILLGHSYLWDAAMWEPQIQALSQHYQVIVPELWGHGQSGALPQGTQAIDDLARQMLGLLDALELPQCAVVGLSVGGMWGAELALMAPKRVRSLVLMDTFLGAEPQATRTRYFGMLDAIEVAGQVTPALIDAIVPIFFRPGIDLTSALPAAFAQRLAAMTAEQLRTSMVPLGRLIFGRADRLEAMSALDPANTFLLGGDADVARPPEELWMMAEAICCDYELVPDAGHIASLENPAFVNAQLLGWLKRTVGETEVELRRAG